Within Micromonospora narathiwatensis, the genomic segment ACGAGCAGCGAGACGTTGCTCCTGGCCAGGATGGTGGCGACCGCCAACAACAGCACGCCGATGAGGATCGAGGCGATCCCGTCGTAGAGCTCGCTGCCGGTGAGCTCGGACAGCCCGAGGCCGACACCGGCGACGACCAGGCCGACGAGGGCGGCGGAGTCCTCCAGGAAGACCGCCTTGACGGTGGTGTCGGCGGTCAGGCGGAGATAGCGGCGCGGGGTGGCCCGCCAGCGGCGGGACTCCCGGCGGATCTGCCGTACCGCCCGGGCCAGGGAGACCGACTCGATCGCGAAGGAGACCACCAGCACGACGTACGACACCAGGTAGTTTCCGGTGTGCTGGTGCACGAGGATGGTGGTCACGCCGTGGGTGATGGCGAATCCGGCACCCACCACGAACGTGAACAGCGCGGCGAGAAACGCCCAGACGTAGCTCTCCTTGCCGTACCCGAACGGGTGCCGGGTGTCGGCGGGGCGGGCCCCGCGGCGCAGCGCCAGGTAGAGCAGCACCTCGGTGGTGGTATCGGCGATCGAGTGGGCGGCCTCGGAGAGCATCGCCGCCGAGCCGGAGAGCAGGCCGGCGATCGTCTTGGCGATCGCGATGGCGAGGTTCGCCGAGCCGGCCACGACGACGGTGCCGACGCTCTCGGCCTTGACCTCGGCCTCCGCCATGCGCTCACCCTATGACCGGTGCGGGCGGCCCGCCGGGCGAGCGGAATCACCCGCGGTCGCGGGGTGGCGGACGGCGGCCGTGGCGGGCCCACACCGCGGCACGCCCGCGCGGGTGCACGCCCACGGCGCGCGGGCTGCTAGCGTTCACACGTGTCGCGGAGCCGTACCGAACGCCTGGTCAACCTGGTGATCTGTCTGCTGTCCACGCGACGGTTCCTCACCGCCGCGCAGATCGCCGCGACCGTGCCCGGATACGAGCACGATCCGGAGGACGCCAAGGACCACGAGGCGTTCCAGCGTAAGTTCGAGCGGGACAAGGCCGAGCTGCGGGAGCTCGGGGTGCCGTTGGAGACGGGGACGGCGAGCGTGTTCGACGCCGAGCCCGGCTACCGGATCGCCCCCCGCGAGTACGCCCTGCCCGACATTCCCCTGGAACCGGACGAGGCCGCCGCCGTCGGCATCGCGGCGCGGCTGTGGCAGCACGCCGGCCTGGCCGCCGCGGCGTCGTCCGGGCTGGCGAAGCTGCGCGCCGCCGGGATCGACGTGGACCCGCAGGCCACCCTGGGCCTGGAGCCGATGGTGACGGTCGACCCGGCGTTCGCCCCGCTGACCGCCGCCGCCCGGGACCGGCGGGAGGTCAACTTCGACTACCGGGTGCCGGACCGGGACGCGCCGACCCGCCGCCGGCTGCAGCCGTGGGGCGTGGTCTGCTGGCGCGGCCGGTGGTACGTGGTCGGCCACGACCTGGACCGGGCGGCCACCCGCTGCTTCCGGCTCTCCCGAGTGGTCGGTGCGGTCCGGGTGACCGGCGACACCGGGGCGTACGAGCCGCCCGCCGGGGTGGACCTGATCAGCCACGTGGCCCGCTGGTCCGGGCCGGTGGAGCGGTCCAACCGGGCCACCGTGCTGGTCGCGCCGGGGCGGGCCGCCGGGCTGCGTCGCTGGGCGACGGAGTGCAGTTCCGGGCCGGACGGCGACCGGCTGATCCTGCCGTACGCCGACGCGGACTACCTGGCCGGCCAGATCGTCGGGTACGGCCCGGAGGTGCGGGTGCTGGAGCCGCCAGAGGTGCGGGAGGCGGTCATCCAGCGGTTGAAGGAGATCGCCGCCCGGCACGACGAGCTGGCGGTGGCCGGGGGTGCCCGGTGACCCGGCCGGCGGCCCGGGGTGGCCGCGCCTCGGCGGACCGGCTCGCCCGGCTGCTGAACCTGGTGCCCTACCTGCTGGCCCGCCCCGGCATCGAGATCGCCGAGGCGGCGCGGGACCTGGGGGTGACCGAGCGGCAGCTCCGCGAGGACCTGGAACTGCTCTGGGTGTGCGGGCTGCCCGGCTACGGCCCGGGTGACCTGATCGACATGGCGTTCGACGGTGACCGGGTCACCATCACCTACGACGCCGGCATCGACCGGCCGCTGCGGCTCACCCCGGACGAGGCGCTCGCCCTGGTGGTGGCGCTGCGGATGCTCGCCGAGACGCCCGGGGTGGCCAACCGGGAGGCCGTGGAACGGGCCCTCGCCAAGATCGAGGACGCCGCCGGGGACCTGGCCGGCGCCCCGGTGGAGGTGCGGCTGCCCGGCGACTCCCCACGGGTACGCGAGCTGCGGGCCGCCGTGGCGCGCGGCCAGGCGCTGCGGATCACCTACTACACCGCCGCCCGGGACGAGACCACCGAGCGGACCATCGACCCGCTGCGGATGCTGATGGTCGGCGGGCGGGCGTACGTGGAGGCGTGGTGCCGCCGCGCCGAGGCGGTGCGGCTGTTCCGGGCCGACCGGATCGACGCGGTCACCGAGCTGGACGAGCCGGCGGTGGTGCCGGCGCAGGCCCGCCCGTACGACCTCAGCGACGGGGTGTTCCGCCCCTCGGCCGACCTGCCGTCGATCACCCTGCGGATCGGCCGCGGCGAGCGGTGGATCACCGAGTACTACCCCTGCGAACGGGTGGAGGCCGACGGCGAGCAGTGGCTGGTGTCGCTGCGCGTCACCGACCTGGGCTGGGCGCGGCGGTTCGTGCTCGGGTTGGGTCCGGACGTCACCGTGGTCGCCCCGGCCGAGCTGGCCGAGCAGGTCCGCGCCCAGGCGGTCGCCGCGCTCGACGCGTACGCGACGCCGGCGGATCGCGCCGACCCGGCGGCGGCCGGCCGTACCCAGTAGGCTGACCGCCGTGGTGACGTGGATCGTGCTCGGGGTCGTCCTGTTCGCGCTCGTCGTGCTGGCCCTGGCGGTCCGGCCGGTGCTGGCGCGGCTGCCCCGGCTGCGTCGGGCCGCGGTGGCGCTGCAACGTCGCCAGGCCGAGGCGGAGGCGCTGCGGTCCGCCGCCGAGGCGCTCCAGGAGCGGGCCGGCGCGCTGCAGGAGCAGGCGGCCGTCACGCAGGAGCGGCTGGCGTTGATCAAGACCCGGCGCGGGCGGTGATCGACGGCCGTCGGTCGGGTGCGCGGTAGCTGCGCGTTCGCCGGTGTTTGCGTGCACAATCGTGCCGCGGTGGGTGGTTGACGGGACACTTCGGGTTGGTCGAGACTTCACCGACCAGGCCCGCACCGACGGGCCGGGTGGGGTGGCAACCCACCGTGCCGCACGTACGATGGGCTCCGACCACCCCTCACCGACACTTGAGCGACTGGAGCTTCCCATGGGTGCCCTCAAGCCGTGGCACATCGCCGTACTCGTGGTCGTGCTGATCCTGCTCTTCGGCGCGAAGCGGCTCCCCGACGCGGCCCGTTCGCTGGGCCGCTCGCTGCGGATCATCAAGGCCGAGACCAAGAGCCTGCACGACGACGACCGTGACCTGGCGGAGAAGGCCGACGCGCAGGCCGGCTACCAGCCGCTCCCGCCGAACGCCGGCCAGCAGCAGTACGCGCAGCAGCCGCCCCAGCAGCAGTACGTGCAGCAGCCGCAGCAGCCGGTCGACCCGGTGCAGCGCGTCCGCGACAACTGACCGGAGGGCCCACCACCGTGGCCTTCGCGTTGAAGAAGCGCGGCCCGACCAACTTCGAGCGGGCCTCCGACGGTTCGATGACGCTCATCGAGCACATCCGTGAGCTGCGCAACCGGCTGTTCCGTGCGTCGCTGGCGATCGTGGTCGGCCTGGCGGGCGGCTTCTGGCTGGCAAACCCGGTCTTCGAATTGCTGAAGCGGCCGTACTGCCGGCTGCCCGACACGACGAACGCGCTCGGCGAGTGTCAGGATCTGCTGGCCCTGGCGCCGACGACCGGTTTCCTGCTGAAGCTGAAGCTGGCGCTCTGGCTCGGCCTGATCATCGGCGGCCCGGTCTGGCTCTACCAGCTCTGGGCGTTCATCGCCCCCGGCCTGCACCGGCACGAGCGCAAGTGGGCGTACGTCTTCGTGTCGATCGCCGCGCCGTTGTTCGCCGCCGGCGCGGTGCTGGCCTACTTCGTGGTGGACAAGGGCCTCGGGTTCCTGATGGACGCCGGGGTGGGCGGGCTGTCCAACCAGTTCGAGGTCACCGCGTACATCGCGTTCATCACCAACATGATCCTGCTGTTCGGGGTGGCGTTCGAGTTCCCGCTGATCCTGCTCATGCTCAACTTCACCGGGGTGGCCAGCGCCCGGCGGCTGCTGAGCTGGTGGCGTGTGGTGATCTTCGTGGCGTTCGCGTTCGCCGCGATCGCCACGCCGGACCCGGGCCCGTTCGGCATGACGCTGCTGGCCACCGCGCTCTCCCTGCTCTACTTCGTCGCGGTCGGCGTGGCCTTCCTCAACGACAAGCGTCGCGGCCGGGGCCGGGAGATGTACGCGGGCGTCGCCGACGACGAGGTCTCGCCGCTGGACCTGTCCAGCGAGCCGGTGGAGGTCGGCGGGCGGACCGAGGCCGTCACTCCGATCGAGTCGCCGGAACCGATCGCCAAACCGGCGCCGATCGAACGCCGCTACGACGACATGACCTGACCGGTTCACGCCGAGCAGCACCGGAACGCCGTCCCCGCGCGGGGCGGCGTTCCGCGTATCGGGACCGGGCCGGCCCGCCTCCGGTGATCCCGCCGCGCCGCCGAGCCCGTACCGGTCGGCCCGGCCGCCTGGCGGCACGCTTAGACTCACGTGATTCTGCCGTGGGTGCCGCCGGTTCTTCGCGGCGGCCCCGGTCCTGGTCTGTCACGGAGCGTCGATGAAGATCCGTACCGCCCTCGTCGTGGTCGCCGCGGCCTGCGCCACCGCCCTCACCGGCTGCGGTGACGAGGAGGCCGCCCCGACGGGCGCCGAGGTGGCGCTCACCGCCACCGACACCACGTGTGAGGTGGCCGCGACCAGCTTCGCCCCGGGCCCGGTGACCTTCGCGGTGACCAACCGGGGGCAGCAGACCACCGAGGTGTACCTCTACGGCCGGGAGGACGACGGCTTCACCAAGGTGGTCGCCGAGGTGGAGAACGTCGGCCCGGGGCTCACCCGAAACCTGCGGGCGACCCTGTCCGGCGGCGAGTACGAGATCGCCTGCAAGCCCGGCCAGAAGGGCGACGGGATCCGCACCCGGATCACCGTCTCGGACGGCGCCACCGATGCTCCCGCCGCCGAACCGGCGTACGACCGGGAGGTCGAGATCGAGGTGGCCGCGTCCGGGATCACGGGCCTGGACGGGCTGATCGCCGAGCCCGGCGACAAGATCGAGTTCAAGCTGACGAACAAGACGCCCACGGCCCGGACGCTGACGGTCGCCGACCCGTCCGGGAAGACGGTCGCCGAGGTCACGGCGGACCCGAACGGCGGGGCCGAGAAGATCGTGTCGCTCGGCGGCGAGGGGGACTGGAAGCTGACGGTCGAGGGTCAGGGCGCCACCCCGGTGACCAGCCGACTCGTCGTCCGCTGACCACCGCCGGGGCTAGTGCGGGTACCTGCCGAAGAGGTTGCTCAGCGCGACCCCCGACGTGCAGGGCAGCTCGCCCGGGTGTGCGACGGTCGCCAGATCTCGGCGCCGACGGCCGGGTCGAGGCCGAGGCCGGCCACGGCCCACCGGACGGCGGACTCGTCCGGGTCGGCCGAGCCGAGGGCCCGCTTCAGCCGGTCGTCGACGCCGTCGAGCGACGGATCGCGCGGGACCGGCAGCGGATCGCCCGCCGGGCAGGCGATGTCGTCGTCGCGGCGGTCACGCGCTGGGCCGAGCCGCAGCGCGTGGTCCCGGGCCTGGCGATCACCGGCCGATCGCCCGTGCGCGGCAGCACGCCCACCGGGCGGCCCGCTGCGGCCGACCCCGACGAGGCTGGAGGTGCCGCCCGCCGTGCCGTACGGTGCTCGCCGTGACCGCGCACGATCCTGTCCCGCCCGGCCCCGTCGCCGTGCTCGCCAACCCGACCGCCGGCCGGGGACGGCACCGTGGCCTGCTGCCCCGGCTGGTGGACCGGCTGGAGGGCGCCGGCCGACCGGTCCGGCTGCTGGCGGCCCGTACCCCGGAGGAGGCGGAGGCCGCCTGCCACGCAGCGGTCGCCGACGGCGCCGGCGCGCTGGTCGCGGTGGGCGGGGACGGCACGATCCACCGGGCGGTGCAGGCCGTCGCCGGTACGGCCGTGCCGTTCGGCCCGGTCCCCGCCGGCACCGGCAACGACTTCGCGGCCGACACCGGTTTTCCCGCCGACCCGCTCGCGGCCGTCGAGGTGATCGTCGAGGCGCTGCGCGGCGGCCGGACCCGCCCGGTCGACCTGGCCCGGGTGACCACCGCCGACGGCGACGTGCGGTGGTACGGGGCGGTGCTGGCGGCCGGCTTCGACGCGATCGTCAACGAGCGGGCCAACCGGATGCGCTGGCCGCGCGGGCCGCGCCGCTACGACCTGGCCATCCTGGTCGAGCTGGCCCGGCTGCGCCCGCGCCGCTACCGGCTGCGCCTCGACGGCGTGGAGCAGGAGGTGGACGCGGTCCTCGTCGCGGTCGGCAACTGCGCCAGCTACGGCGGCGGCATGCGGATCTGCCCCGACGCCGACCCCACCGACGGCCTGCTGGACGTGGTGGTCGGCGGGCGCTTCGACCGGCGCACCCTGATCCGCGTCAAGCCGCGCATCTACCAGGGCACCCACGTCGCGCACCCGCTGGTGCGCGTACACCGGGCCCGGACCGTGGAGCTGGACGCCGACGGCATCACCACCTACGCCGACGGGGAACGGACGGCCGGCCTGCCGCTGCGGATCACCGCCGTGCCGGCGGCGCTGCGGCTGCTGCGCTGACCGGCTCGACCGCGCTGACCGGCTCGACGTCGCCCCGTCTGGCTCGGCGGGGCCGGCGAACCGGTCAGGAGGGCACGGCGAGGTCGAGCACCGCGCCCAGGCCGTTGGGGCGCCCGGCGTCGGCGCAGGGCAGCACCAGCACCGCGCAGCCGGCCCCGACCGCGCCCGCGTCGGCGGGCGTGTCGCCCACCATCAGCGCCCGCTCCGGGTCGACGCCGAGCATCCCGCAGGCGCGCAGGAAGATCCCCGGATCCGGTTTGCACCGCCCCACCTCGTACGACAGGGCGTACGCGTCGATCAGCTCGGCGAGCCCCCAGGCGTCGACCAGCGGCCGGATGTCGAAGCCGATGTTGCTGACCACCGCCACCTTCACCCCGGCCCCGCGCAGCGTCCTGAGCACCGCCTCGGTGTCCGGGTACGGCACCCAGCCGTCGGGGACCAGCACCCGCTCGTAGAGCGCGTCGGCGAACCCCTCGATGCCCACGTCGACGGTCTCCGCCAGCCCGGTGTACGCGCCCCGGTGGGCGTGCGGGTAGAGATCCCGGTCGGCCCACAGCTCGGCCAGCCGGGGCGGCACCCGGGTCGGCAGCGGCCCGCCCGCCCGGCCGGCGGTGAGCAGCCGGTCGGCCAGCGCGGTGGCGCGGACGCGGTCAAGTTCCACCCCGCACGCCGCCGCGGCGGCCAGCACCCACTCCCGGGGCTCCTCCACCTGGGCGAGGGTGCCGTGGAAGTCGAAGAGCACCGCCTCCACGGGCCGGCGGGACGTGCTCGGGCGGACGACGTCGTCGGCGCCGCTCGAGGCATGGGGCGGTTCGGCATGATCCGGCACGTCGTGCACCCTACCGACCCGCTCCTACCCGGTTGCCGGATGGCCTTGTCCGGTGGTCGTCGGACGGACCGATTAATCTTGGAGGCATGTCGAGCCCCGCCGAGCGGTACGCCGCGGCGCGCCGCCGGGCCGCGCAGGCCTCCACCTTCCCGGCCCTGGACGAATTCGCGCGCGAGCTGGGGTTCGACCTCGACGACTTCCAGCGCGAGGCGTGCGAGGCCCTGGAACGGGGCAGCGGCGTGCTGGTCTGTGCCCCGACCGGGGCCGGCAAGACCGTGGTCGGCGAGTTCGCCGTACACCTGGCGCTGCGGGGCACGCCCGGCGAGCCGGCGGCGGCCGACGGCGGCCCGGGGCCGACCGCCCGGCGCAAGTGCTTCTACACCACGCCGATCAAGGCGCTGTCGAACCAGAAGTACCACGACCTGGTGGACCGCTACGGCGCCGAGCAGGTCGGCCTGCTCACCGGCGACAACGCGATCAACGGCGACGCGCCCGTGGTGGTGATGACCACCGAGGTGCTGCGCAACATGCTCTACGCCGGCTCGGCCACCCTGGAGGGCCTGGCCTACGTGGTGATGGACGAGGTGCACTACCTCGCCGACCGGTTCCGCGGCGGGGTCTGGGAAGAGGTGATCATCCACCTGCCCGCCTCGGTCACCCTGGTCTCCCTGTCGGCCACCGTCTCCAACGCCGAGGAGTTCGCCGACTGGCTGGTCACCGTGCGGGGCGAGACCGCCGTGGTGGTCAGCGAGCACCGGCCGGTGCCGCTGTGGCAGCACATGCTGGTCGGCCGGCGGATGTTCGACCTGTTCCACGACGCCGACGCCGCCCGCAAGCACGACGTGCACCCGGAGCTGCTGCGCTACACCCGGGACACGATGCGCCGGCTCGAACTGGGGGAGGGACGCAGCGCCGGCCCCGGCGGCGGGCGGCGCGGACCGCGCTGGCGCGGCCCGATGCGCCCCGACATCGTCGACCGGCTCGACCGGGAGGGGCTGCTCCCGGCGATCCTGTTCATCTTCAGCCGGGCCGGCTGCGACGCGGCCGTGCAGCAGTGTCTCGCCGCCGGCCTGCGGCTGACCTCCCCGGAGGAACGCGCCGAGATCCGCCGGGTGGTCGAGTCCCGGGTCACCGCCATTCCGGGCGAGGACCTCTCCGTGCTCGGCTACTGGGAGTGGCTCGACGGCCTGGAGCGCGGGCTCGCCGCCCACCACGCCGGCATGCTGCCCGCGTTCAAGGAGGTCGTCGAGGAGCTGTTCGTCCGCGGCCTGGTGAAGGCGGTCTTCGCCACCGAGACCCTGGCGCTGGGCATCAACATGCCGGCCCGCTGCGTCGTGCTCGAACGCCTGGTGAAGTTCAACGGCGAGGCGCACGTCGACCTCACCCCGGGGGAATACACCCAGCTCACCGGCCGGGCCGGCCGCCGGGGCATCGACGTGGAGGGGCACGCGGTGGTGGTCTGGTCGCCGGAGACCGACCCCCGGCACGTCGCGGGCCTCGCCTCCACCCGCACCTATCCGCTGCGGTCCAGCTTCCGGCCGTCGTACAACATGGCGGTCAATCTGGTCGGCACGGTCGGCGCCGAGCCGGCCCGGGCGCTGCTGGAGTCCTCGTTCGCCCAGTTCCAGGCGGACCGGTCGGTGGTCGGCCTGGCCCGGCAGGTGCAGCGCAACACCGAGACCATCGAGGCGTACGGCGTGGAGGCGGCCTGCCACCACGGCGACTTCGACGAGTACTTCGCCCTGCGGGTGGCCATCGCCGACCGGGAGCGGGCCATCGCCCGGCAGGGCCAGACCCAGCGCAAGGCCGCCG encodes:
- a CDS encoding HAD family hydrolase, with translation MPDHAEPPHASSGADDVVRPSTSRRPVEAVLFDFHGTLAQVEEPREWVLAAAAACGVELDRVRATALADRLLTAGRAGGPLPTRVPPRLAELWADRDLYPHAHRGAYTGLAETVDVGIEGFADALYERVLVPDGWVPYPDTEAVLRTLRGAGVKVAVVSNIGFDIRPLVDAWGLAELIDAYALSYEVGRCKPDPGIFLRACGMLGVDPERALMVGDTPADAGAVGAGCAVLVLPCADAGRPNGLGAVLDLAVPS
- a CDS encoding DEAD/DEAH box helicase → MSSPAERYAAARRRAAQASTFPALDEFARELGFDLDDFQREACEALERGSGVLVCAPTGAGKTVVGEFAVHLALRGTPGEPAAADGGPGPTARRKCFYTTPIKALSNQKYHDLVDRYGAEQVGLLTGDNAINGDAPVVVMTTEVLRNMLYAGSATLEGLAYVVMDEVHYLADRFRGGVWEEVIIHLPASVTLVSLSATVSNAEEFADWLVTVRGETAVVVSEHRPVPLWQHMLVGRRMFDLFHDADAARKHDVHPELLRYTRDTMRRLELGEGRSAGPGGGRRGPRWRGPMRPDIVDRLDREGLLPAILFIFSRAGCDAAVQQCLAAGLRLTSPEERAEIRRVVESRVTAIPGEDLSVLGYWEWLDGLERGLAAHHAGMLPAFKEVVEELFVRGLVKAVFATETLALGINMPARCVVLERLVKFNGEAHVDLTPGEYTQLTGRAGRRGIDVEGHAVVVWSPETDPRHVAGLASTRTYPLRSSFRPSYNMAVNLVGTVGAEPARALLESSFAQFQADRSVVGLARQVQRNTETIEAYGVEAACHHGDFDEYFALRVAIADRERAIARQGQTQRKAAAVASLERLRVGDVIRVPSGRRAGLAVVLDPATGGFGEPRPLVLTQDRWAGRVTPGDFTTPAEVLARIRVPKHFNHRSPAARRDLAAAVSGTGLDRHGGRRGGRSRQAAGEDHRLSQLRTELRRHPCHACPEREEHARWAERRRRLERDTEELRQRVAGRTGSLARTFDRIVALLTARGYLSAEGEVTDAGRMLGRIWTEADLLVAECLRRKVWDGLSPAELAAAVSVVVFEARRDVDERASLPRGPVADAVDETLKLWTDIEADEAARGLAVTREPDLGFAWPIYRWARGEALAKVLASGHQIDGEMPAGDFVRWARQVVDLLGQLADSGGASVELRATARQAIAAVKRGVLAYHGA
- a CDS encoding diacylglycerol kinase is translated as MLAVTAHDPVPPGPVAVLANPTAGRGRHRGLLPRLVDRLEGAGRPVRLLAARTPEEAEAACHAAVADGAGALVAVGGDGTIHRAVQAVAGTAVPFGPVPAGTGNDFAADTGFPADPLAAVEVIVEALRGGRTRPVDLARVTTADGDVRWYGAVLAAGFDAIVNERANRMRWPRGPRRYDLAILVELARLRPRRYRLRLDGVEQEVDAVLVAVGNCASYGGGMRICPDADPTDGLLDVVVGGRFDRRTLIRVKPRIYQGTHVAHPLVRVHRARTVELDADGITTYADGERTAGLPLRITAVPAALRLLR
- a CDS encoding helix-turn-helix transcriptional regulator, whose protein sequence is MTRPAARGGRASADRLARLLNLVPYLLARPGIEIAEAARDLGVTERQLREDLELLWVCGLPGYGPGDLIDMAFDGDRVTITYDAGIDRPLRLTPDEALALVVALRMLAETPGVANREAVERALAKIEDAAGDLAGAPVEVRLPGDSPRVRELRAAVARGQALRITYYTAARDETTERTIDPLRMLMVGGRAYVEAWCRRAEAVRLFRADRIDAVTELDEPAVVPAQARPYDLSDGVFRPSADLPSITLRIGRGERWITEYYPCERVEADGEQWLVSLRVTDLGWARRFVLGLGPDVTVVAPAELAEQVRAQAVAALDAYATPADRADPAAAGRTQ
- a CDS encoding helix-turn-helix transcriptional regulator yields the protein MSRSRTERLVNLVICLLSTRRFLTAAQIAATVPGYEHDPEDAKDHEAFQRKFERDKAELRELGVPLETGTASVFDAEPGYRIAPREYALPDIPLEPDEAAAVGIAARLWQHAGLAAAASSGLAKLRAAGIDVDPQATLGLEPMVTVDPAFAPLTAAARDRREVNFDYRVPDRDAPTRRRLQPWGVVCWRGRWYVVGHDLDRAATRCFRLSRVVGAVRVTGDTGAYEPPAGVDLISHVARWSGPVERSNRATVLVAPGRAAGLRRWATECSSGPDGDRLILPYADADYLAGQIVGYGPEVRVLEPPEVREAVIQRLKEIAARHDELAVAGGAR
- the tatA gene encoding Sec-independent protein translocase subunit TatA — translated: MGALKPWHIAVLVVVLILLFGAKRLPDAARSLGRSLRIIKAETKSLHDDDRDLAEKADAQAGYQPLPPNAGQQQYAQQPPQQQYVQQPQQPVDPVQRVRDN
- the tatC gene encoding twin-arginine translocase subunit TatC, giving the protein MAFALKKRGPTNFERASDGSMTLIEHIRELRNRLFRASLAIVVGLAGGFWLANPVFELLKRPYCRLPDTTNALGECQDLLALAPTTGFLLKLKLALWLGLIIGGPVWLYQLWAFIAPGLHRHERKWAYVFVSIAAPLFAAGAVLAYFVVDKGLGFLMDAGVGGLSNQFEVTAYIAFITNMILLFGVAFEFPLILLMLNFTGVASARRLLSWWRVVIFVAFAFAAIATPDPGPFGMTLLATALSLLYFVAVGVAFLNDKRRGRGREMYAGVADDEVSPLDLSSEPVEVGGRTEAVTPIESPEPIAKPAPIERRYDDMT
- a CDS encoding cation diffusion facilitator family transporter — its product is MAEAEVKAESVGTVVVAGSANLAIAIAKTIAGLLSGSAAMLSEAAHSIADTTTEVLLYLALRRGARPADTRHPFGYGKESYVWAFLAALFTFVVGAGFAITHGVTTILVHQHTGNYLVSYVVLVVSFAIESVSLARAVRQIRRESRRWRATPRRYLRLTADTTVKAVFLEDSAALVGLVVAGVGLGLSELTGSELYDGIASILIGVLLLAVATILARSNVSLLVGRAVSERIHRQIEREMLALPTVDRVDTLMTMLLGPDDILVAAKVDFHNDATGADIEAAADEAERRLTERYPEIGYVFLDPTRSMPGTDRGRARRTQNED
- a CDS encoding cupredoxin domain-containing protein, with amino-acid sequence MKIRTALVVVAAACATALTGCGDEEAAPTGAEVALTATDTTCEVAATSFAPGPVTFAVTNRGQQTTEVYLYGREDDGFTKVVAEVENVGPGLTRNLRATLSGGEYEIACKPGQKGDGIRTRITVSDGATDAPAAEPAYDREVEIEVAASGITGLDGLIAEPGDKIEFKLTNKTPTARTLTVADPSGKTVAEVTADPNGGAEKIVSLGGEGDWKLTVEGQGATPVTSRLVVR